A part of Candidatus Electrothrix aestuarii genomic DNA contains:
- a CDS encoding DUF3047 domain-containing protein — MKIYPLLALTLCCLYSNANADLTSFGTDGIKTWKKQIFSGETSYELVLLEGKPVLKALSNGSASGLVLKKRIDLLKTPYMSWSWRISKTLPGLDERTKDGDDYAARIYIVIEKGFMGLKTKALNYVWSGSQAQGKVWDNAYAGSSVKMVSVRGKDSSTETWYYEKRNVYEDMIKYFGDKGNKADNIEAYRYIDAIAVMTDTDNSGLVAESYYGDISFSSE; from the coding sequence ATGAAAATATATCCATTATTGGCTCTCACTTTGTGCTGTTTGTACTCCAATGCAAATGCTGATTTGACTTCATTTGGCACAGATGGGATTAAGACATGGAAGAAACAGATATTTTCAGGAGAAACTTCTTATGAGTTGGTGTTGCTCGAAGGTAAGCCAGTATTGAAAGCGTTGAGTAACGGTAGTGCGTCAGGTTTGGTTCTTAAAAAACGAATTGATCTGCTTAAAACGCCTTATATGAGTTGGAGTTGGCGAATTTCCAAAACGCTCCCTGGGTTAGATGAGCGTACCAAAGATGGTGATGATTATGCCGCTCGAATTTATATTGTTATTGAAAAGGGCTTCATGGGTTTAAAAACGAAAGCTCTCAATTATGTTTGGTCCGGCTCACAAGCTCAGGGTAAGGTTTGGGATAATGCGTATGCTGGCTCAAGCGTTAAAATGGTGTCAGTTCGAGGTAAGGACTCAAGTACAGAGACATGGTACTATGAAAAACGCAATGTATACGAAGATATGATTAAATATTTTGGAGATAAAGGAAATAAGGCAGACAACATAGAAGCCTATCGTTATATAGATGCTATTGCCGTCATGACCGATACCGATAATAGCGGGTTGGTAGCGGAGTCCTACTACGGTGATATTTCTTTTAGCTCTGAGTAG
- a CDS encoding hemolysin family protein — translation MSTDALLLILYVLLALLFSFLCSVAESVLLSITPSYIEGQKEKRPQYAALLKQLRLDNVDRSLAAILTLNTIAHTVGAIGSGSKATVVFGSAWFGVFSAVMTLLILFLSEIVPKTLGTVYWAQLAGPTSYLVNTLIVVLYPLVWISEKLTKSISHGKDIHIFSRDEFIAMARIGVKTGQIRDKESRIIRNIFRFESLKVNDIMTPRAVITALPEDMKIIDSMEQVTQTPFSRLPLYVTHIDNITSFLLKEDVLINAAQKQNDKELNALKREILFVPESISLVVLLERFLKERQHIAIVVDEHGGTDGLVTLEDLIETLMGMEIMDETDDVEDMRSLARKQWKERAKALGIDADIVDKKKIEQAHSASTKSRAPDGQ, via the coding sequence ATGAGCACTGATGCTCTGCTGTTAATACTTTACGTCCTGCTGGCACTCCTGTTTTCATTTCTTTGTTCAGTAGCAGAGTCAGTACTCCTCAGCATTACCCCTTCCTATATCGAAGGGCAGAAAGAAAAACGGCCTCAGTATGCAGCACTCTTGAAACAACTGAGACTGGATAATGTGGACCGATCACTTGCGGCCATTTTAACGCTCAACACTATTGCCCATACAGTTGGTGCCATTGGTTCTGGTTCCAAGGCGACAGTCGTCTTTGGAAGCGCATGGTTTGGCGTATTTTCAGCTGTCATGACGCTTTTAATCCTTTTTCTTTCCGAAATCGTGCCGAAAACTTTAGGCACCGTCTACTGGGCACAACTTGCAGGTCCAACTTCGTATCTTGTCAACACGCTGATTGTGGTCCTTTATCCACTGGTATGGATCTCGGAAAAGCTGACAAAGTCTATTTCACATGGAAAGGATATCCACATTTTCAGTAGAGACGAATTCATCGCTATGGCTCGGATAGGTGTAAAGACGGGCCAAATTCGTGATAAGGAATCAAGGATTATCCGCAATATATTCCGGTTCGAGTCGCTCAAAGTGAATGATATTATGACGCCACGTGCTGTCATCACTGCATTACCCGAGGACATGAAAATTATCGACTCAATGGAACAAGTCACCCAGACCCCTTTTTCACGTCTCCCACTCTATGTTACGCATATCGATAATATAACGAGTTTTCTTCTGAAAGAGGATGTTCTGATTAACGCGGCCCAGAAACAAAATGACAAGGAACTCAATGCACTGAAGCGTGAAATACTTTTTGTCCCTGAATCGATTTCCCTGGTCGTTTTGTTAGAACGCTTTCTTAAGGAGCGCCAGCACATTGCTATAGTCGTCGATGAGCATGGAGGAACGGATGGCCTGGTAACCCTGGAGGATCTTATCGAGACACTTATGGGCATGGAAATTATGGATGAAACAGACGATGTTGAAGACATGCGTTCTCTGGCACGGAAACAATGGAAGGAACGGGCAAAGGCTCTGGGAATTGATGCTGATATCGTTGACAAAAAAAAGATTGAGCAGGCTCATTCAGCCAGCACAAAAAGCCGTGCGCCTGATGGGCAATGA
- a CDS encoding pyridoxamine 5'-phosphate oxidase family protein — protein sequence MRRADRAIDIDEAREILNIAPYGVLSLVSSDNTPYGIPLNFALEGDGIYFHSAKEGRKIDLLAENQEASFCAVGNAEVLPEQFATNYESAIATGTVEELVAGEKRLGLLILLKKYSPEYINAGLEYTEKFLDKTRVFRMNVASITGKARQ from the coding sequence ATGAGACGTGCAGACAGAGCAATAGACATCGACGAGGCAAGAGAGATCCTGAACATCGCCCCATACGGCGTGCTCTCTCTCGTCTCTTCGGACAACACCCCCTATGGCATCCCCCTGAACTTCGCCCTGGAAGGAGATGGCATCTACTTTCATTCCGCCAAGGAAGGACGAAAGATTGATCTCCTCGCAGAGAATCAGGAGGCCTCATTCTGCGCAGTTGGTAACGCAGAGGTTCTGCCGGAGCAATTCGCCACCAATTACGAAAGCGCAATTGCCACCGGAACCGTGGAAGAACTGGTTGCCGGGGAAAAAAGACTGGGCTTACTCATCTTACTGAAAAAATACTCACCGGAATACATCAACGCGGGGCTGGAATACACGGAGAAGTTCCTCGATAAGACCAGGGTCTTCAGGATGAACGTAGCCTCCATCACCGGCAAGGCCCGTCAATAA
- the rsgA gene encoding ribosome small subunit-dependent GTPase A — protein sequence MKNIPNKLAALGFDPSLLESVPPDTLEHFSIAKIAAMHKDSYTVTDGENTLAAELIGKILFNASSPLDYPAVGDWVLASFYDDDTLAIIHEILPRKSLLKRKTPGKKVDFQLIAANIDVAFIVQSLNENFNLRRLERYLVMVNEAGIQPVALLSKSDLLDEAEIAIRITEIHSIAPQLKVIPFSSENGFGLDAIREMMLPGQASCLLGSSGVGKTTLLNALLGEAKYATKTVSSKESKGRHATTHRQLIRLDSGAMIVDTPGMRELGNFSTERGVEETFAEIASLAEQCRFSDCSHVSEKGCAVLAAVEEGVLPADRYENYLKMTRESAFHEMSYHEKRRKDKQFARHCKSVMKQKHRR from the coding sequence ATGAAGAACATACCCAACAAATTAGCAGCCCTCGGCTTTGATCCGTCCCTGCTGGAAAGCGTCCCGCCGGACACCCTGGAGCATTTCTCCATCGCCAAGATCGCCGCTATGCATAAGGACAGCTATACCGTTACTGACGGTGAAAACACCCTTGCTGCGGAGCTGATCGGCAAGATCCTCTTCAACGCCTCATCCCCCTTGGATTACCCTGCCGTAGGGGACTGGGTTCTGGCCAGCTTCTACGATGACGATACCCTGGCCATCATCCACGAGATCCTCCCCCGTAAGTCCCTGCTCAAGAGAAAGACGCCGGGCAAGAAGGTGGACTTTCAGCTCATTGCCGCCAATATTGATGTTGCCTTTATCGTTCAATCCCTGAATGAAAACTTCAATCTCCGCCGCCTGGAACGCTACCTGGTCATGGTGAATGAAGCCGGGATTCAGCCGGTTGCCCTGCTCAGCAAGAGCGATCTGCTGGATGAAGCTGAGATAGCCATCAGGATTACCGAGATTCACAGCATCGCGCCCCAGCTGAAGGTTATCCCCTTCAGCAGCGAGAACGGCTTTGGTCTGGATGCAATACGGGAAATGATGCTGCCGGGCCAGGCCTCTTGCCTGCTGGGCTCATCCGGTGTGGGCAAGACCACCCTGCTCAATGCCCTTCTTGGTGAAGCAAAATATGCAACCAAGACCGTCAGCAGCAAAGAGAGCAAAGGACGACATGCCACAACCCATCGCCAGTTGATCAGGCTCGATTCCGGGGCAATGATAGTGGATACGCCGGGGATGCGGGAGCTGGGCAACTTTTCCACAGAAAGAGGGGTGGAGGAAACCTTTGCAGAGATAGCCTCCTTGGCCGAGCAATGCCGGTTCAGTGATTGCTCCCATGTCAGTGAGAAGGGCTGCGCCGTGCTGGCTGCCGTGGAAGAGGGAGTCCTACCTGCGGATCGCTATGAAAACTATCTGAAGATGACCAGGGAGTCGGCCTTTCACGAGATGTCGTACCATGAGAAACGGAGAAAGGACAAGCAGTTTGCCAGGCATTGCAAGTCTGTGATGAAGCAGAAGCATCGCAGATAA
- the pbpC gene encoding penicillin-binding protein 1C → MRYNVRLWPSLFSQKCFFITLSLLCFITASTFLLLFLFLPSPLPEAFPPPCSTKVVDRDGRLLRLFTTKDGYWRLPAHLDNTDGHTAVDPQFIRLLLACEDKRFWSHHGVDPLAMSRALLQFISQGRVISGASTITMQTVRLLRPHPRSLWWKLLEMFQALRLEQQLSKKEILATYLTLTPYGGNIEGIEAACRFYFQKNATRITPSEAALLISLPQSPERRRPDRRHEQAVAARNRFLHRLYDEGLLTAEQVKLGLEQPIPHKRSPTPFLAPHLSQRLARSTGREEIRTSLVRPLQEQLESIAGQVQDRLGADGKKTLAILVVANQGRRVLAYIGSGDFWSNGIDLTRARRSPGSALKPFIYGLAFEQGFLHPETRILDRPTRFGGYGPGNFDGRFRGWISVREALQRSLNLPAVQVLERVGPQRLLSRFAGLGLAVDQDKPPGLSLALGGTAASLEELTGLYAALADRGQFKPLSYNPNTPVPSGQKMLSRAATWYVDDILRTRPPRSGLAPKGVQGSRIRYKTGTSYGYRDAWALGYTPGGHTVGVWIGRPDWGYGKETTGANSAVPVLFRVFAALNTMQEPQGKQAEVAQVSNRIPAEVLLVRHNQLPVHLQWFSRTAGTGQGANKPRIYFPVDGSTMQLEQEPLLALKAQGGIPPFHWLVNGRPLGREHREAITSYTPEGPGLTRITLVDSRGKRDTVSVWLAEGEAAGR, encoded by the coding sequence ATGAGATATAATGTACGGTTATGGCCCTCACTATTCAGCCAAAAATGTTTTTTCATTACCCTCTCTCTCCTATGTTTCATAACAGCTAGCACCTTCCTGCTCCTCTTCCTTTTCCTCCCTTCTCCTCTGCCGGAGGCCTTCCCGCCGCCCTGCTCCACCAAGGTGGTGGACCGCGACGGCAGGCTGCTCCGCCTCTTTACCACTAAGGACGGCTATTGGCGTCTGCCTGCCCATCTGGACAACACGGACGGCCACACAGCAGTTGACCCGCAATTTATCCGTCTTCTCCTGGCCTGTGAGGATAAGCGCTTCTGGTCCCACCACGGGGTGGACCCGCTGGCCATGAGCCGGGCCTTGCTCCAGTTCATCAGCCAGGGCCGGGTGATATCCGGGGCCTCCACCATCACCATGCAGACCGTGCGCCTGCTCCGGCCTCATCCCCGCAGCCTCTGGTGGAAGCTCCTGGAGATGTTCCAGGCCCTGCGTCTGGAACAGCAGTTGAGCAAAAAGGAGATCCTGGCAACCTATCTCACCCTGACGCCATACGGTGGCAATATCGAAGGCATTGAGGCGGCCTGTCGCTTCTACTTCCAGAAGAACGCGACCCGTATCACCCCCTCCGAGGCAGCCCTGCTGATCAGCCTGCCCCAGTCCCCGGAACGCAGGCGACCGGACCGCCGGCATGAGCAGGCCGTGGCAGCGAGGAATCGTTTCCTCCACCGCCTCTATGACGAAGGGCTGCTGACCGCAGAGCAGGTGAAGCTCGGCCTGGAGCAACCGATCCCGCATAAACGCAGCCCGACCCCCTTCCTGGCCCCGCATCTGAGCCAGCGCCTTGCGCGCTCCACAGGCCGGGAGGAAATCAGAACCTCCTTAGTCCGACCGCTGCAGGAACAGCTGGAAAGCATTGCCGGGCAGGTCCAGGACCGCCTCGGTGCAGATGGAAAAAAGACCCTGGCCATCCTGGTGGTGGCGAATCAAGGCCGCAGGGTGCTGGCCTATATCGGTTCAGGGGACTTCTGGTCCAATGGCATTGACCTGACCAGGGCGCGGCGCTCTCCCGGCTCTGCCCTGAAACCCTTTATCTATGGCCTGGCCTTTGAGCAGGGCTTCCTCCACCCGGAGACCCGCATCCTGGATCGTCCCACCCGCTTCGGGGGCTACGGACCCGGTAACTTTGACGGTCGTTTTCGAGGCTGGATCTCTGTGCGCGAGGCCCTGCAACGCTCCCTGAACCTGCCTGCTGTGCAGGTGCTGGAACGGGTCGGCCCCCAACGCCTCCTCTCCCGCTTTGCCGGGCTCGGTCTGGCTGTTGATCAGGATAAGCCACCCGGTCTGTCCCTGGCCTTGGGCGGCACCGCAGCAAGCCTGGAAGAGCTGACCGGCCTTTATGCGGCCCTGGCCGACAGGGGGCAGTTCAAGCCCCTCTCCTATAATCCCAACACGCCTGTCCCTTCCGGGCAGAAGATGCTTTCCAGGGCAGCGACCTGGTATGTGGATGATATCCTCCGTACCCGACCGCCCCGCTCCGGCCTGGCACCCAAAGGGGTGCAGGGCAGCAGGATTCGCTATAAGACCGGGACCTCCTACGGCTACCGGGATGCCTGGGCCTTGGGCTATACCCCTGGAGGGCATACCGTCGGGGTCTGGATCGGTCGCCCGGATTGGGGCTATGGCAAGGAAACCACAGGGGCCAACTCGGCAGTGCCGGTGCTCTTTCGGGTCTTTGCCGCCTTGAACACCATGCAGGAGCCGCAAGGGAAGCAGGCAGAGGTCGCGCAGGTGAGTAATCGTATCCCCGCTGAAGTCCTGCTGGTGCGTCATAATCAACTGCCGGTGCATCTGCAATGGTTTTCCCGGACAGCAGGGACGGGGCAGGGAGCGAACAAACCACGGATCTACTTCCCGGTGGACGGCAGCACTATGCAGCTGGAGCAAGAGCCGCTGCTCGCCCTCAAGGCCCAGGGCGGCATCCCGCCCTTTCACTGGCTGGTCAACGGGCGGCCTCTGGGGCGGGAGCACCGGGAGGCCATCACCTCCTATACCCCGGAGGGGCCGGGCCTTACCCGGATCACCCTGGTGGACAGCCGGGGCAAACGGGATACGGTCTCGGTATGGCTGGCGGAAGGGGAAGCGGCAGGCCGGTGA
- a CDS encoding tetratricopeptide repeat protein: protein MGNQFDNRGNGDQNIVQGDNAVGKQVNDHRTTTQTIDGNENMAAGRDINITHIHDPAAKDTSRSLLPTQGDIFLHREEELSWLDKHLHPDKVVAICAPGGMGKTALAARALRSLPADRFPDPIISHTFYHQPATTQALQTIARALGIQAEADLEQQVAAALGSRQALLVLDGAEEANDLAALLRLRGTCGVLITTRKRTDCGALRLDLPPLPEEQAEEVLRAYSQVTGEEEAIQGIEKILGGWPVALRIAGHYLHSTGEPATDYLRWLQKRPFRKLQTGDRHQQDNAALLLERSVEQVNPDAVQVLRLAGVLAFAPLSLMSVMVVLSTEGEDEEELELRSMEAVNELVNYGLLERRKEGLHIGHALIHEYAAGQLGLGKEELKRVATFYIGWCEEQSEAGLEGYARMDGERVHCLRMIGACLERELWGEVKLLVRAIDIYLERQGWWTEQLAALEIHLTATRKAGDRKGEGWSLNSLGNTCYSRGKLDLAMHWYEQALPIWLELCLQMDEGVTLNNMALIYRQQGRYKEALIKAEQSLSIQQEVGYREGEGSTLDNIAGGYYDQKDYRQALQYYQKSLLIRFEVGDKVGLGETFNNIANTYNALGKPNKAVECHQQALMIFCELCDRAKEMVTCWNISFTYKDLGDLVKTEEYLVQAMQIAEAIDHHELERFRDNLIYVREVLNSRWLFWLYKSEKIILNWLRTKRHGA from the coding sequence ATGGGTAATCAATTCGACAACAGGGGCAACGGGGACCAGAACATTGTCCAAGGCGATAATGCGGTGGGTAAGCAGGTTAATGACCACAGAACCACCACCCAGACCATCGACGGCAATGAGAACATGGCCGCAGGCAGGGATATCAATATAACACATATTCATGATCCCGCTGCCAAGGATACATCCAGATCCCTCCTCCCGACCCAAGGTGACATCTTTCTCCACCGGGAGGAAGAACTCTCCTGGCTGGACAAACACCTCCATCCGGACAAGGTGGTTGCCATCTGCGCACCCGGCGGCATGGGCAAGACCGCCTTGGCAGCCCGTGCCTTGCGTAGTCTGCCTGCTGACCGCTTCCCGGACCCCATCATCTCTCACACCTTTTACCATCAGCCGGCAACCACCCAGGCCCTGCAAACCATTGCCCGTGCCTTGGGTATTCAGGCTGAGGCTGACCTGGAGCAACAGGTTGCTGCGGCTTTGGGCAGTAGGCAGGCATTGCTGGTCCTGGACGGGGCTGAGGAGGCCAACGACCTTGCTGCTCTGCTGCGGCTGCGTGGAACCTGTGGGGTGCTGATCACCACAAGAAAGCGAACCGACTGCGGAGCCTTGCGCCTGGACCTGCCGCCCCTGCCCGAGGAGCAGGCCGAAGAGGTCTTGCGGGCCTACAGCCAAGTGACTGGGGAGGAGGAGGCCATTCAGGGTATTGAGAAGATACTGGGTGGCTGGCCCGTGGCCCTGCGTATTGCTGGCCATTATCTGCACAGTACCGGGGAGCCTGCAACGGACTACCTGCGCTGGTTACAGAAACGGCCTTTCAGGAAGTTGCAAACGGGTGACAGGCATCAGCAAGACAATGCGGCTCTGCTGCTGGAACGCAGTGTGGAACAGGTCAACCCGGATGCAGTGCAGGTGCTGCGACTGGCCGGGGTGCTGGCCTTTGCGCCTCTTAGCCTGATGTCGGTGATGGTTGTGTTGTCCACAGAGGGTGAAGATGAGGAGGAGCTTGAGCTGCGCAGCATGGAGGCTGTGAACGAGCTGGTCAATTACGGGCTACTGGAACGCCGCAAGGAGGGCCTGCATATCGGCCATGCCCTGATCCATGAGTATGCTGCCGGGCAGTTGGGGCTGGGCAAGGAGGAGTTGAAGCGGGTTGCTACTTTTTATATAGGCTGGTGCGAGGAACAGAGTGAGGCTGGGTTGGAAGGCTACGCCCGTATGGATGGGGAACGGGTGCATTGCCTGCGAATGATTGGGGCCTGTTTGGAGAGGGAGCTGTGGGGGGAGGTAAAACTGTTAGTCAGGGCGATCGACATCTATTTGGAGCGACAGGGCTGGTGGACAGAGCAGCTGGCCGCCCTTGAGATACACCTGACTGCGACCCGCAAGGCAGGTGACCGCAAAGGTGAGGGCTGGAGCCTAAACAGCCTGGGCAACACCTGCTACAGTCGCGGAAAGCTTGACTTGGCCATGCATTGGTATGAACAAGCCCTGCCCATATGGCTTGAACTGTGCCTTCAGATGGATGAAGGCGTGACCCTGAACAACATGGCTTTGATTTACCGGCAGCAAGGCAGGTATAAGGAGGCTCTGATAAAGGCTGAGCAAAGCCTGAGCATCCAGCAGGAGGTTGGCTATCGGGAGGGGGAAGGTAGTACCCTGGATAATATCGCAGGGGGTTATTATGATCAAAAAGATTATAGACAAGCTTTGCAATATTACCAGAAAAGCCTACTTATCCGCTTTGAGGTTGGGGATAAGGTCGGGTTAGGGGAAACATTTAATAATATTGCTAATACATATAATGCGCTAGGTAAGCCGAACAAAGCGGTGGAGTGCCACCAACAAGCCTTGATGATATTCTGTGAGCTATGTGACCGGGCTAAAGAAATGGTAACATGCTGGAACATCAGCTTTACCTATAAAGACTTGGGTGATCTTGTCAAGACAGAGGAATATCTTGTACAAGCGATGCAAATTGCAGAAGCCATTGATCACCACGAATTGGAAAGATTTCGCGACAACTTGATATATGTTCGGGAAGTATTGAATAGTCGCTGGCTGTTCTGGTTATACAAGAGTGAGAAGATCATTTTGAATTGGCTGCGGACCAAACGGCATGGGGCGTAG
- a CDS encoding DUF6174 domain-containing protein, with translation MKIIQLVVLALIVSLFGCTHPTLPHIDDNPQQEALNKNHALWKNSNRSTYTYTYKRVCFCPQEEDIVVDVQYGNVVSAHYYPSDNPVMPERLDSLMTVEELFEVIQKAINDDVAQLDVTYNAQLGYPERIYIDVDERMADEEMEHQVSNLH, from the coding sequence ATGAAGATTATTCAACTCGTTGTCCTTGCCCTTATTGTCTCACTTTTCGGCTGCACACATCCCACATTGCCCCACATAGACGACAACCCGCAGCAGGAAGCGCTGAACAAGAATCACGCCCTGTGGAAGAACAGCAATCGTTCAACCTACACCTATACCTATAAAAGGGTGTGCTTTTGTCCGCAGGAAGAGGATATCGTGGTGGACGTACAATACGGCAATGTTGTCTCTGCCCATTATTATCCCAGTGATAATCCTGTGATGCCGGAGCGGCTTGACAGTCTCATGACTGTGGAGGAGTTGTTTGAGGTGATCCAGAAGGCCATCAACGATGACGTTGCCCAGCTTGATGTGACCTATAATGCGCAGTTGGGGTATCCAGAGCGTATTTACATTGATGTTGACGAGCGGATGGCTGATGAAGAAATGGAGCATCAGGTGAGTAATCTGCATTAA
- a CDS encoding type II toxin-antitoxin system Phd/YefM family antitoxin, which translates to MDRIIDVTTARRQFGTLLDEVFHKGDTVIIERKGKPLARIVPIEEVDKQGEQISSRQRALLEKLHSLPALEISQDPVAVLRNMREQKRIKAGEKYGE; encoded by the coding sequence ATGGATAGAATCATTGACGTAACCACTGCCCGGAGACAGTTCGGCACCTTACTGGATGAAGTCTTTCATAAAGGTGATACGGTTATCATCGAGAGAAAAGGAAAACCCCTAGCCAGAATTGTACCGATAGAAGAAGTGGATAAGCAGGGCGAGCAAATTTCTTCACGACAGCGTGCCTTGCTGGAAAAACTGCACAGCCTGCCTGCCTTGGAAATATCTCAGGACCCTGTTGCTGTCTTGAGAAACATGCGCGAGCAAAAACGGATCAAAGCGGGTGAAAAGTATGGAGAGTGA
- a CDS encoding type II toxin-antitoxin system VapC family toxin, with protein MESDLYVPDANVFLEYIYDRPLKHHAQQIIHDAVLDKIRLIVPSLLLDEITEVLCGNLNNLEEVKLHIQYLDTLIKEGILNIIIPDSAVRIEAITIARTGNPKSGYPELTDSLYHALAILNGASFITNDQRQIAKVKAFGYIMPLSEYV; from the coding sequence ATGGAGAGTGATCTTTATGTGCCGGATGCCAATGTCTTTCTGGAATATATCTATGACAGACCTCTGAAGCATCATGCGCAGCAGATTATTCATGATGCTGTTCTGGACAAAATCCGACTTATCGTTCCCAGTCTTCTCCTTGACGAAATTACAGAAGTGCTTTGCGGGAATTTGAACAACCTTGAAGAGGTTAAGCTGCATATACAATACCTTGACACCTTGATAAAAGAAGGAATCCTGAATATTATTATCCCTGACAGCGCCGTACGGATAGAAGCAATTACAATCGCAAGAACGGGAAATCCGAAGAGCGGTTATCCGGAGTTGACTGACAGTTTGTATCATGCCTTGGCGATTCTCAATGGTGCTTCCTTTATAACCAATGATCAAAGGCAGATCGCCAAGGTGAAAGCCTTCGGGTATATTATGCCCTTATCCGAGTATGTTTGA
- a CDS encoding Uma2 family endonuclease has protein sequence MSLSPTLLQASELGIRLEIVNGLPIWEAQPVYRHQKHVERIVQGIEKREDSECACVHALDVYVQFPNGLKRPDISIFCQEPSEEEQDSALTMIPEAVIEVVSKGYEAKDLEIGPPFYLSQGVKDVIVFDPLTLLVLHVRRDNTVRQVSPVTVELECGCRVLV, from the coding sequence ATGAGCCTATCACCAACACTCCTCCAAGCAAGCGAGCTGGGTATCCGCCTGGAGATCGTCAATGGTCTGCCGATCTGGGAAGCCCAACCGGTGTACCGCCATCAAAAGCATGTGGAGCGCATCGTCCAGGGGATAGAAAAGCGCGAGGACAGCGAATGCGCCTGTGTCCATGCCCTGGATGTCTATGTCCAGTTTCCCAATGGCCTGAAGCGGCCCGACATCTCTATCTTCTGCCAGGAACCCAGTGAGGAAGAACAGGACTCCGCCCTGACCATGATTCCCGAGGCCGTTATCGAGGTGGTCAGTAAAGGCTATGAGGCCAAGGACCTGGAGATCGGCCCGCCTTTCTATCTCTCCCAGGGGGTGAAGGATGTGATTGTCTTTGACCCGCTCACCCTGCTGGTCCTGCATGTTCGCCGGGATAACACGGTACGGCAGGTTTCCCCGGTGACCGTTGAGCTGGAATGCGGTTGTCGGGTGCTGGTGTGA
- a CDS encoding tetratricopeptide repeat protein, with amino-acid sequence MNISGFDKIAPYLTHPLVLVGFVMLLAYGIHWQLMRSGLLRQVSQKDSGLIIRLFLRYGFWLALVLLLAGFGLQFSGIGLSAWNKWMDKEKAVAEKETVVAVNAGKVAEKLYTQLDTKDQQLANQAEQIKSLTEAITALSQADAPVKDINTALRALEQGDTKEAEAIFAQVAATNEAVGQQHNKKAAEAYRHLGALAFQNDTKAALAAYRKAVHLDPDNAVGWNQLGLLLNRTGELAQAKETFHKVLALAEAHQKKEWQAIAVGNLGLVYNTRRELDRAEEMYRKALELNEALGRKEGIAINYGNLGNVYTKRGSFAQAEQMHRMSLEISEALGLKEITAEEYDNLGNMYQASGKLGKAEEMFRRSLLLFLEIGHPNAKRERQYLDKLAQGRTSSPQ; translated from the coding sequence ATGAACATCTCAGGCTTTGACAAGATTGCACCCTATCTCACCCATCCGCTGGTGCTGGTGGGCTTTGTTATGCTGCTGGCCTACGGCATACACTGGCAGCTGATGCGCTCCGGGCTGTTGCGGCAGGTTTCACAGAAGGACAGTGGCCTGATCATCAGGCTCTTTCTCCGTTACGGCTTTTGGCTGGCATTGGTGTTGCTGCTGGCAGGTTTCGGATTGCAGTTCTCCGGGATTGGCTTGTCTGCCTGGAACAAGTGGATGGACAAGGAAAAGGCTGTTGCGGAAAAAGAGACAGTAGTTGCAGTCAATGCGGGTAAGGTGGCGGAGAAGTTGTATACCCAGCTGGACACCAAAGACCAGCAGCTTGCTAACCAGGCTGAACAGATCAAATCTCTGACCGAAGCCATCACCGCTTTGTCTCAGGCAGATGCTCCGGTCAAGGACATCAACACGGCCCTGCGTGCCTTGGAGCAGGGTGATACCAAGGAGGCCGAGGCTATCTTTGCCCAGGTTGCTGCTACGAATGAAGCTGTTGGGCAACAACATAATAAAAAGGCAGCAGAAGCGTACCGCCATTTGGGCGCATTGGCTTTCCAGAACGATACCAAGGCGGCCTTGGCTGCCTACAGGAAGGCGGTGCATCTTGACCCGGATAATGCAGTAGGATGGAATCAGTTAGGTCTTCTGCTTAACCGGACTGGGGAGCTTGCACAGGCTAAAGAAACCTTTCACAAGGTACTCGCCCTGGCTGAAGCGCATCAGAAAAAAGAGTGGCAGGCAATAGCTGTCGGCAATCTGGGGCTTGTGTATAATACACGCAGAGAGCTGGACAGAGCCGAAGAAATGTACCGGAAGGCTCTGGAGCTTAATGAGGCTTTGGGCAGGAAGGAAGGGATAGCAATCAATTATGGCAATCTTGGCAATGTGTACACAAAGCGAGGCAGCTTTGCTCAGGCGGAACAGATGCATAGGATGAGCTTGGAAATCAGCGAGGCATTGGGCCTGAAGGAAATAACGGCGGAAGAATATGACAACCTGGGAAATATGTATCAGGCATCCGGCAAACTTGGCAAAGCGGAAGAGATGTTCAGGAGAAGTTTACTTCTATTTTTGGAAATAGGGCATCCTAATGCCAAAAGGGAGCGGCAATATCTGGATAAGCTGGCCCAAGGGCGTACCTCCTCCCCCCAATAA